A genome region from Ottowia testudinis includes the following:
- a CDS encoding chemotaxis protein CheW, with product MANKQALREFQSRLAERLQSARTSGVAASWLAVEAGNSRLLFPLSHAGEIFSWTDVQRVPYVQPWFMGVANLRGGLFAVVDLASFVQDAAAKPRSENDLAQCRLVALNPVLEANCALLVDRLLGLRTTDAFTSSVPPDASAPAYFGHAYTDLEGRRWQELNLQILSQHQAFLGVGV from the coding sequence ATGGCCAACAAGCAAGCGCTCCGCGAATTCCAGAGCCGCCTGGCCGAGCGGCTGCAATCGGCGCGCACGTCGGGTGTGGCCGCGTCATGGTTGGCGGTGGAGGCGGGCAACTCGCGCCTGCTGTTTCCGCTCAGCCATGCTGGCGAGATTTTTTCCTGGACCGACGTTCAGCGCGTGCCCTACGTGCAGCCGTGGTTCATGGGAGTGGCGAACCTTCGTGGCGGGTTGTTTGCCGTCGTGGATCTCGCTTCCTTTGTACAGGACGCCGCTGCCAAGCCGCGCAGCGAGAACGACCTGGCACAGTGCCGCTTGGTGGCGCTCAATCCGGTGCTGGAGGCCAACTGCGCACTCCTGGTTGACCGGCTCCTTGGGTTGCGCACCACCGATGCGTTCACTTCATCGGTGCCGCCCGATGCGTCGGCACCCGCCTATTTCGGTCATGCTTACACCGACCTTGAAGGTCGGCGGTGGCAGGAACTCAATCTGCAAATTCTCTCCCAGCACCAAGCCTTTCTCGGCGTTGGCGTGTAG
- a CDS encoding methyl-accepting chemotaxis protein produces MMALGQLSTLFKKKPQEPAARGETVAQDQAGASSSVMIDYDSRGHGDSTVMVPPVEEPQAHALTADDAFSVPLLGTRSAAAHQRLLSILLALALAVLAFMVYWTVSQTDRGAQQVGAIGQSLMQSQRLAKSVSQALIGSPEAFPELKDSSEALTSNVHGLQSGSATVPALGDAYSEELGKIVPLADRAEKNAATVLGQQKTLTQVGSSLRSVSRQSSDLLEVAETVSSLKLQQNAPAAEISAAGQLVMLTQRIGKSANEFLTMEGVSPEAVFLLGKDLNSFKEIAEGLLNGSQELRLAPAQDEQTRERLGALLKMYEETRSQAGGILGNLQGLVSAREAQTAIVAESEPLRKDLEALQTKLASVSGLSLTSLLMLLIPAVIALLTAVGLAYVQLHESRQRQMLAEQQRHAAEMQQQEGKRVNDANQAAILRLMNELQTVAEGDLTQEATVTEDITGAIADSVNYTVEELRSLVGNVQSTATRVAQTTAKVETTSTELLATSTEQLREIRETGQSVLEMATRINDVSAQAQESASVARQSLQAAESGLTAVQNAIGGMNSIRDQIQETSKRIKRLGESSQEIGEITELIADITEQTNVLALNAAIQAASAGEAGRGFSVVAEEVQRLAERSGDATRQIAALVKAIQTDTQDAVAAMERSTQGVVEGARLSDNAGTALSEIDRVSRRLAELIEQISSSASAEADQANEVASNIQHIFAVTEQTGESTRSTANQVRDLARMADELRQSVARFKIA; encoded by the coding sequence ATCATGGCACTCGGTCAGTTATCCACTCTGTTCAAGAAGAAGCCGCAAGAGCCCGCCGCCAGGGGGGAGACAGTCGCGCAGGATCAGGCGGGGGCGTCGTCTTCGGTCATGATCGACTACGACTCGCGCGGGCACGGCGATAGCACCGTCATGGTGCCTCCCGTGGAGGAGCCGCAGGCCCATGCTTTGACGGCCGACGACGCCTTTTCGGTGCCGCTGCTGGGCACGCGCTCGGCGGCTGCTCACCAGCGTTTGCTCTCTATCCTGCTGGCGCTGGCGCTGGCGGTGCTGGCGTTCATGGTTTACTGGACGGTGTCGCAGACCGACCGCGGCGCCCAGCAGGTGGGTGCCATCGGCCAATCGCTGATGCAATCGCAACGGCTGGCCAAATCGGTGTCGCAGGCGCTGATCGGCAGTCCAGAGGCGTTTCCCGAACTGAAAGACAGTTCCGAGGCGCTGACTTCCAACGTCCACGGCTTACAGAGCGGCAGCGCCACTGTGCCGGCGTTGGGCGATGCGTACAGCGAAGAGCTTGGCAAGATCGTGCCCTTGGCCGACCGGGCCGAAAAGAATGCGGCCACCGTGCTGGGCCAGCAGAAAACCCTGACGCAGGTGGGCTCGTCGCTGCGCTCGGTCAGTCGTCAATCTTCCGATCTGCTGGAAGTGGCGGAGACCGTGTCTTCGCTGAAGCTGCAGCAAAATGCCCCTGCCGCTGAAATCTCCGCCGCCGGTCAATTGGTGATGTTGACGCAGCGCATCGGCAAGTCGGCCAACGAGTTCCTGACCATGGAGGGCGTTAGCCCCGAGGCGGTCTTCTTGCTGGGCAAGGACTTGAACTCTTTCAAGGAAATCGCCGAAGGCTTGCTTAATGGCAGCCAGGAACTGCGTCTGGCGCCCGCACAAGACGAGCAGACGCGCGAGCGTTTGGGTGCGCTGCTCAAGATGTACGAAGAGACCCGCAGCCAGGCCGGCGGTATCCTGGGCAACCTGCAAGGCCTGGTTTCGGCGCGTGAAGCGCAGACCGCCATCGTTGCCGAAAGCGAGCCGCTGCGCAAGGATCTGGAAGCGCTGCAGACCAAGCTGGCCAGTGTGTCGGGCCTCAGCTTGACCAGTCTTCTGATGTTGTTGATTCCCGCGGTCATCGCTTTGCTGACTGCGGTGGGGCTGGCCTACGTGCAGCTTCACGAGAGCCGTCAGCGCCAGATGTTGGCGGAGCAACAGCGGCACGCGGCTGAAATGCAGCAACAAGAGGGCAAGCGCGTCAACGACGCCAACCAGGCCGCCATTCTGCGATTGATGAACGAACTTCAGACAGTGGCCGAGGGCGATCTGACGCAGGAAGCCACGGTGACCGAGGACATTACCGGCGCCATCGCCGACTCGGTGAACTACACGGTGGAGGAATTGCGTTCGCTGGTAGGCAACGTCCAGAGCACGGCTACTCGCGTTGCCCAGACCACCGCCAAGGTTGAAACCACGTCGACCGAACTGCTGGCAACGTCGACCGAGCAGCTGCGCGAGATTCGCGAGACTGGCCAGTCCGTGCTGGAGATGGCGACCCGAATCAACGACGTGTCCGCGCAGGCGCAGGAATCGGCTTCGGTGGCGCGTCAGTCGCTGCAGGCCGCCGAATCGGGTCTGACCGCTGTGCAGAACGCCATTGGCGGTATGAACTCGATCCGCGACCAGATCCAGGAGACTTCCAAGCGGATCAAGCGCCTGGGCGAGTCGTCCCAGGAGATTGGCGAGATCACGGAGCTGATCGCCGACATTACTGAACAGACCAACGTGCTGGCGCTTAACGCAGCCATCCAGGCGGCGTCAGCGGGCGAAGCCGGCCGCGGTTTCTCGGTGGTGGCGGAAGAGGTGCAGCGACTGGCCGAGCGCTCCGGTGATGCGACGCGCCAGATTGCCGCGCTGGTGAAGGCGATTCAGACGGACACTCAGGATGCCGTGGCCGCTATGGAGCGCTCAACCCAGGGTGTGGTGGAGGGGGCTCGCCTGTCGGACAACGCGGGTACCGCCTTGTCGGAAATCGACCGCGTGTCGCGCCGGTTGGCGGAGCTGATTGAGCAGATTTCTTCCTCTGCTTCGGCCGAGGCGGATCAGGCTAACGAAGTGGCCAGCAACATCCAGCACATCTTTGCGGTGACCGAGCAAACCGGCGAAAGCACCCGCTCCACGGCCAATCAGGTGCGTGATCTGGCACGCATGGCCGACGAATTGCGCCAATCCGTGGCGCGGTTCAAGATTGCGTAA
- a CDS encoding hybrid sensor histidine kinase/response regulator: MVTSHQAENRAQGAPAGGDLGPLAWVLDETRKSIEAATKSLKRFAHDAEAARGVDLASVDASQLRLARQQLHQVMGALDMVGQLVPAQMVRGMEGAVQQFVLHPDKCNEQAAQTLERAGFALIEYLESQLGDRPRSAMGLFPLFKQVQEMAGADRIHPADMWVYSWRWVDPATPAAAQPLGYTAEVRSRLDQRVLKIMKHGDINAASELSVISLGLAQGETARQPVIFWKLSAGFFEGLAKALVPMDVYAKRAASRILLQYTSLARGDQSVSERLAQDLLFFCARAQAKLGAAAPILGAVRKAWSLDRYSAAPYDVSTFGLYDPAVLAQARRRVEAVKENWSALAGGDMARTKACVDQFGLVAESLEKLHGSDQSLAKALNQVSQQTAQSGKPPTPELAMETATAVLFLEASFADFQPSDATFAARLQQLAERLNAVRAGASAPPLESWMEDLYRSVSDRQTLGTVVGELRATLGEAEQHLDQFFRNPADKNVLAPVPSLLGQMRGVLSVLGLDQAALAVGRMRDTVDELLVVDIDPEQVKAAGTFDKLGNSLGALGFQIDMLGYQPLLARKLFVYDAEAGELKHVTGRVGHDEHVAEPTTGFGDVIDLALDLEQESAAPRAALAVSLDDTQPPDTFPGQLDQIAATAALEDRPALAGAAHRAAEAARQHDEADLSGALKELHVVAGAPAVPPTPVPAPVSGVDDLSEDDDLLDIFLEEAREVVQTGGNALDGLAAAPADLEQQTTLRRAFHTLKGSSRMVGLTEFGEAAWSMEQLLNAWLAEQKPVTDDLRTLASEAMLGFGAWIEDIAARSDGGWSSAPFRASADALRLEGRRVVLRLERAAEVESHDVETVTVSVSDAAPEVKDPMGVGVDHPAVSDAQGESQPSAAFELPDLELSMPSAEVSAEVQATAPVLVDQPADMLTLDLADFAAAEALPIAEATELDAAELEAAFDLPSSASPIGDGQRAQASFSSHQPGPDSAAQAHDSAALVDLGLQAQPAPLAEPESPLLALELPELDFTAAPEAAPASPINAALTEQLLVATHDDAGEATVDSRGFELLAAGAVPEPPVVTERAEAVDDVLALDLNELDFATRQEPPTSGAPVEDIGTGLDAVLSDDDQYKQIGELRISAPLYNVYLNEADEWSRQLITELSEWALELDHPVPERAIARAHSLAGSSATVGFSALSDLARAIEHALERLHGQMRGTSDQARVLGDAAEDVRRLLHQFAAGMLKTPNPDVVAAVQALEPVELADGESEEAAVEVTQEPVQVPAFEAPLVVEQVAAVEQAPTPEQAPMPGQATPVAQHYEDAPRMQPPVAPTVTVTDLDIHASSALGDDIDVTDAVDPDLFPIFEEEAEELLPQLGTALRQWVAHPDDRGPRSQVLRALHTLKGSARLAGALRLGEMAHRTESAIETIGTENIGASDLEPLMDYLDELEAGFRRLQGVEPVAQEVPVTPPPPPRVLPVMPPPVAVALAPAAPVADVPAVQAVADAPRVQSVSPAGRGEVALPAALSLVSARASASQAVRVRSQLLDRLVTQAGEVVTSRARLESEIGQLRGSLNDLTGNLERLRLQLRDVELQAETQMQSRLALSKDAQQNFDPLEFDRFTRMQELTRIMAESVNDVATVQRSLQRAVEASEDDLAAQARQSRELQRDLLRTRMVEFEGISERLYRVVRQASKETGKQVRLDITGGSIEMDRGILDRMTPAFEHLLRNCVVHGIETQAVRAARSKDPAGLITIDVQQSGNDVSVEFRDDGGGLNLPRIRERALQQGLITPDQAVSDSDIANMVFASGFSTATEVTELAGRGVGMDVVRTEVQALGGRIETQTRDGLGASFRLVLPLTTAVTHVVMLRCGNLSVGVPSNLVEIVQRTPSKELEKAYEAGFYRFDDQVLPFFWSGALLQSSPRSTEPPARATPVVILRSAEQRVAIHVDEVLGNQEVVVKALGPQLSRLPGLVAITALASGAVALIYNPVALAAVYGDQARAMSVQVPLAQVESAAGAPGTPAPIAVAPQSDIPLVLVVDDSITVRRVTQRLLQREGYRVALAADGLQGLERLQGERPTVVLSDIEMPRMDGFDFVRNIRADERLRDLPVIMITSRIAEKHREHARELGVDHYLGKPYSEEELLGLIKDYARANAAAGAV; encoded by the coding sequence ATGGTGACGAGCCACCAAGCCGAAAATCGCGCCCAAGGCGCACCCGCTGGGGGGGACCTGGGGCCGCTGGCTTGGGTGCTGGACGAAACGCGCAAGTCGATCGAGGCGGCCACCAAGTCCCTCAAGCGCTTCGCCCACGATGCCGAGGCCGCGCGTGGCGTGGATCTGGCGTCCGTGGATGCCAGCCAGTTGCGTTTGGCCCGCCAGCAGCTCCATCAGGTGATGGGTGCGCTGGACATGGTCGGCCAGTTGGTGCCGGCGCAGATGGTTCGCGGCATGGAGGGCGCGGTTCAGCAATTCGTGCTCCATCCCGACAAATGCAATGAACAGGCGGCGCAAACGCTGGAGCGAGCGGGCTTTGCACTGATCGAGTATCTCGAGTCCCAGCTGGGCGATCGGCCGCGCTCCGCGATGGGCTTGTTCCCCCTGTTCAAGCAGGTGCAGGAAATGGCCGGCGCAGACCGCATCCATCCGGCGGATATGTGGGTGTACTCTTGGCGTTGGGTCGATCCCGCGACACCGGCCGCTGCTCAGCCGCTGGGTTATACCGCCGAGGTCCGCAGCCGACTGGACCAGCGCGTACTCAAGATCATGAAGCACGGCGATATCAACGCTGCTTCGGAACTCAGTGTCATCAGTCTGGGTCTGGCGCAAGGTGAAACCGCGCGCCAGCCGGTGATATTCTGGAAGCTCTCAGCCGGTTTCTTCGAGGGGCTTGCCAAGGCGCTGGTGCCCATGGATGTCTACGCCAAGCGTGCTGCCTCCCGCATCCTGCTGCAATACACGTCCTTGGCGCGTGGTGACCAGAGCGTGTCGGAGCGCCTGGCGCAGGATTTGCTGTTTTTCTGCGCTCGGGCGCAGGCCAAGCTAGGCGCGGCTGCCCCGATTCTCGGCGCGGTGCGCAAAGCTTGGTCGTTGGATCGTTACAGCGCAGCGCCCTACGATGTGTCCACGTTTGGGTTGTATGACCCCGCAGTGCTGGCGCAGGCGCGCCGACGTGTTGAGGCGGTCAAGGAAAACTGGTCCGCTCTCGCGGGCGGCGACATGGCGCGCACCAAGGCGTGTGTGGACCAATTTGGCCTGGTGGCCGAGTCGCTCGAAAAACTGCATGGCAGCGATCAATCGCTGGCGAAGGCGCTCAACCAGGTATCGCAGCAAACCGCGCAATCCGGCAAGCCGCCCACGCCTGAGCTGGCCATGGAGACCGCCACGGCCGTGCTGTTCCTGGAAGCCTCGTTCGCGGATTTCCAACCCAGCGACGCGACATTCGCGGCGCGTCTGCAGCAACTGGCAGAGCGGCTGAATGCGGTTCGGGCCGGTGCGTCCGCGCCGCCGCTTGAGTCGTGGATGGAAGATCTCTATCGGAGTGTGAGCGATCGGCAGACCTTGGGTACGGTGGTCGGCGAATTGCGCGCCACGCTCGGCGAGGCCGAGCAGCACCTCGACCAGTTCTTCCGTAACCCTGCCGACAAGAATGTATTGGCACCGGTGCCTAGCCTGTTGGGGCAGATGCGTGGCGTGCTGTCCGTGTTGGGTTTGGACCAGGCAGCGCTGGCGGTCGGCCGCATGCGCGACACTGTCGATGAGCTGCTGGTCGTTGATATCGATCCCGAACAGGTCAAGGCAGCCGGAACCTTTGACAAGCTCGGCAACAGTCTGGGCGCGCTGGGTTTCCAGATCGACATGCTGGGTTATCAGCCGCTGTTGGCTCGTAAGTTGTTTGTGTACGACGCTGAAGCAGGTGAATTGAAGCATGTCACTGGCCGGGTGGGTCATGACGAGCACGTGGCAGAGCCGACCACCGGGTTTGGAGACGTCATTGATCTGGCGCTGGATCTGGAGCAGGAATCCGCCGCGCCGAGGGCAGCGCTGGCCGTATCGCTGGACGACACTCAACCGCCAGATACCTTCCCAGGGCAGTTGGATCAAATTGCGGCAACCGCCGCATTGGAAGACAGGCCAGCGCTGGCCGGTGCGGCGCATCGCGCGGCCGAGGCGGCGCGTCAGCATGACGAAGCCGACCTGAGCGGCGCGCTCAAGGAGCTTCACGTGGTGGCGGGGGCGCCGGCAGTGCCGCCGACGCCGGTGCCCGCTCCGGTGAGTGGTGTTGATGATCTGTCTGAAGATGACGATCTGCTGGACATCTTTCTGGAGGAAGCGCGCGAAGTCGTGCAGACCGGTGGGAATGCGCTCGACGGCCTGGCGGCCGCACCCGCCGATCTGGAGCAGCAAACCACATTGCGGCGTGCCTTTCACACTCTGAAGGGCAGCTCGCGAATGGTGGGTTTGACGGAGTTCGGCGAGGCCGCTTGGTCGATGGAGCAGTTGCTCAACGCTTGGCTGGCCGAGCAAAAACCCGTGACAGACGATCTGCGGACGCTGGCCAGCGAAGCGATGCTGGGCTTTGGTGCGTGGATCGAGGACATTGCCGCCAGGAGCGATGGAGGATGGTCGAGTGCACCTTTTCGGGCGTCCGCGGATGCGTTGCGCCTTGAAGGCCGTCGCGTCGTACTGAGGCTGGAACGGGCGGCTGAGGTCGAATCGCATGACGTCGAAACGGTGACTGTCAGCGTCTCGGATGCTGCGCCAGAGGTGAAAGACCCGATGGGTGTGGGTGTTGACCACCCGGCGGTGTCCGACGCTCAAGGTGAATCTCAACCGTCGGCGGCATTCGAGTTGCCCGACCTTGAGCTGTCGATGCCCTCAGCGGAGGTGTCTGCGGAAGTGCAGGCCACGGCGCCGGTGCTGGTTGATCAGCCAGCGGACATGCTGACGCTTGATCTGGCCGACTTTGCCGCCGCCGAAGCCCTTCCGATCGCCGAGGCGACGGAACTTGATGCCGCGGAGTTGGAGGCGGCGTTCGATCTTCCATCGAGCGCGTCTCCAATCGGCGATGGGCAGCGGGCTCAGGCATCTTTCTCTTCGCATCAGCCTGGTCCGGATTCGGCGGCTCAAGCTCATGATTCGGCGGCCCTCGTGGATCTGGGGTTGCAAGCGCAGCCGGCCCCACTCGCCGAGCCCGAATCGCCGCTGCTGGCGCTGGAGTTGCCAGAGCTGGACTTTACTGCTGCGCCCGAAGCGGCACCAGCGTCGCCGATCAACGCGGCGCTAACCGAGCAGCTGTTGGTCGCGACGCATGATGATGCGGGTGAGGCCACGGTCGATAGCCGGGGATTCGAGCTGTTGGCGGCTGGCGCAGTGCCCGAGCCACCGGTAGTCACCGAGCGGGCGGAAGCGGTTGACGATGTGCTCGCCCTGGACCTGAATGAGCTTGACTTCGCGACCCGACAAGAGCCGCCGACCTCGGGTGCACCTGTTGAAGATATCGGCACCGGATTGGATGCTGTGCTGTCGGATGATGACCAATACAAACAGATCGGCGAATTACGCATCAGTGCACCGCTTTACAACGTTTACCTGAACGAAGCCGACGAATGGTCGCGTCAGTTGATTACCGAGTTGTCTGAATGGGCGTTGGAGCTGGATCATCCGGTGCCTGAGCGAGCCATTGCACGCGCGCATTCTTTGGCCGGTAGTTCGGCCACTGTTGGTTTCAGTGCGCTGTCGGACTTGGCCCGTGCGATTGAACACGCGCTGGAGCGGCTGCATGGGCAGATGCGCGGGACTTCCGATCAGGCCAGGGTGCTGGGCGATGCCGCTGAGGATGTGCGCCGCCTATTGCATCAATTTGCCGCCGGCATGCTGAAGACTCCCAACCCCGATGTCGTGGCCGCTGTGCAGGCGTTGGAGCCCGTTGAGTTGGCGGACGGTGAAAGCGAGGAAGCTGCCGTGGAGGTGACTCAGGAGCCTGTGCAGGTGCCGGCGTTTGAGGCGCCGCTGGTGGTTGAGCAGGTCGCGGCCGTTGAGCAGGCACCAACGCCCGAGCAGGCACCAATGCCCGGGCAGGCCACGCCGGTCGCGCAGCATTACGAGGATGCGCCGCGCATGCAGCCTCCGGTGGCGCCTACGGTCACTGTTACTGACCTGGACATTCATGCCAGCAGCGCCCTCGGCGATGACATCGACGTCACCGATGCGGTGGATCCTGACCTGTTCCCGATTTTCGAAGAGGAAGCTGAGGAATTGCTGCCGCAGCTTGGTACGGCATTGCGTCAATGGGTAGCACACCCCGACGACCGTGGCCCACGCAGCCAGGTGCTGCGCGCGTTGCATACGCTCAAGGGCAGTGCGCGCCTGGCGGGTGCGTTGCGTCTGGGCGAGATGGCGCACCGCACCGAATCGGCGATCGAAACCATTGGCACGGAAAACATTGGTGCTTCGGATCTCGAGCCGCTGATGGACTACCTGGACGAGCTCGAAGCGGGTTTCCGCCGCTTGCAAGGCGTCGAGCCCGTGGCCCAGGAAGTGCCTGTCACGCCGCCCCCGCCCCCGCGAGTGTTGCCTGTCATGCCGCCGCCTGTGGCCGTCGCGTTGGCGCCTGCAGCTCCGGTTGCGGATGTGCCTGCCGTGCAGGCCGTGGCCGATGCGCCGCGTGTCCAATCAGTGAGCCCTGCCGGGCGAGGCGAGGTCGCGTTGCCCGCTGCCCTCTCGCTGGTTTCGGCACGCGCGTCTGCCAGCCAAGCGGTGCGCGTGCGTTCCCAGTTGCTGGACCGTCTGGTCACTCAGGCCGGTGAGGTCGTGACCTCGCGCGCGCGCCTGGAGTCCGAGATTGGCCAACTGCGGGGATCGCTCAATGATCTGACCGGCAACCTGGAGCGTTTGCGTCTGCAGTTGCGCGACGTTGAACTGCAGGCCGAGACGCAAATGCAGTCACGCTTGGCGCTGTCCAAGGATGCGCAGCAGAACTTCGACCCGCTGGAGTTCGACCGCTTCACGCGCATGCAGGAATTGACCCGCATCATGGCCGAGTCGGTGAACGACGTGGCCACCGTGCAGCGCAGCCTGCAGCGTGCCGTCGAGGCCAGCGAAGACGACCTGGCTGCGCAGGCACGCCAGTCGCGTGAGCTGCAGCGCGACCTGCTGCGCACGCGCATGGTCGAGTTCGAGGGCATTTCCGAGCGCCTGTACCGCGTGGTACGCCAAGCGTCCAAGGAAACCGGCAAGCAGGTGCGTCTGGACATCACCGGTGGCTCGATCGAGATGGACCGCGGCATTCTGGACCGCATGACGCCTGCCTTCGAGCACCTGCTGCGCAACTGCGTGGTGCATGGCATCGAGACACAAGCGGTGCGCGCGGCCCGCAGCAAGGACCCGGCGGGTCTCATCACCATCGATGTACAGCAATCCGGTAACGACGTCTCGGTTGAATTCCGCGACGATGGCGGCGGTCTCAATCTGCCGCGCATTCGCGAGCGGGCGTTGCAGCAAGGCCTCATTACGCCGGACCAGGCAGTGTCCGACAGCGATATCGCCAACATGGTGTTCGCGTCAGGATTCTCGACCGCCACCGAGGTCACCGAACTGGCCGGACGCGGTGTCGGCATGGACGTTGTGCGTACCGAGGTGCAGGCCCTGGGCGGCCGCATCGAGACCCAAACCCGCGACGGACTGGGTGCCAGTTTCCGCCTGGTGTTGCCGCTGACCACCGCCGTCACGCACGTGGTCATGCTGCGCTGCGGCAACCTTTCGGTCGGCGTGCCGTCCAACCTCGTGGAGATCGTGCAGCGCACGCCCAGCAAGGAACTGGAAAAGGCTTACGAAGCAGGCTTCTACCGTTTTGATGACCAAGTGCTGCCCTTCTTCTGGTCGGGCGCCCTGCTGCAAAGCTCGCCTCGCAGCACCGAGCCGCCCGCGCGCGCCACGCCGGTGGTGATCCTCCGCTCGGCCGAGCAGCGCGTGGCCATCCACGTCGATGAAGTGCTGGGTAACCAGGAAGTCGTGGTGAAGGCGCTTGGTCCACAGCTTTCGCGCTTGCCGGGCTTGGTGGCCATCACGGCGCTGGCGTCTGGCGCCGTGGCGCTGATTTACAACCCGGTGGCCTTGGCTGCGGTCTACGGCGATCAGGCGCGCGCCATGAGTGTGCAGGTGCCGCTGGCCCAGGTGGAAAGTGCAGCGGGCGCACCTGGCACGCCGGCGCCGATCGCGGTGGCTCCGCAGTCCGATATTCCGCTGGTGCTGGTGGTGGACGATTCCATCACCGTGCGCCGTGTCACGCAGCGATTGCTGCAGCGCGAGGGCTACCGCGTCGCGCTGGCGGCCGATGGCCTCCAAGGCCTCGAGCGCCTGCAGGGCGAGCGCCCGACGGTGGTGTTGTCAGACATCGAAATGCCGCGCATGGACGGTTTCGATTTCGTGCGCAACATTCGCGCCGACGAGCGGCTGCGCGATCTGCCGGTGATCATGATCACCTCGCGCATTGCAGAGAAGCACCGCGAGCATGCGCGCGAGCTGGGTGTCGATCATTACCTTGGCAAGCCCTACTCCGAGGAGGAACTGCTGGGTCTGATCAAGGACTACGCCCGGGCCAACGCCGCCGCCGGCGCGGTCTGA
- a CDS encoding YqgE/AlgH family protein, which produces MSADRSPINLTNHFLIAMPGMDDGTFSRSVVYVCEHSDRGALGLIINKPGSINLADLFERVELPLQRSDLGVQPVFHGGPLQTERGFVLHEPIFAEGLSPDQSIYASTLAVPGGLEMTTSKDVLEAMSSGGGPRRVLITLGYSSWGEGQLEAELAGNSWLTVNADADVIFDAPVEQRYDRALRLLGLEAWMLSSDVGHA; this is translated from the coding sequence ATGTCCGCCGACCGGTCGCCCATCAATCTGACAAATCACTTTCTCATCGCCATGCCCGGCATGGACGATGGAACATTCTCGCGCAGCGTGGTCTATGTGTGCGAGCACAGCGATCGTGGTGCGCTGGGCCTCATCATCAACAAGCCAGGCAGCATCAACCTGGCCGATTTGTTCGAGCGCGTCGAGCTTCCGCTGCAGCGCTCCGACCTGGGGGTGCAGCCGGTGTTTCATGGCGGCCCTCTTCAGACCGAGCGCGGCTTTGTGCTGCACGAGCCGATCTTCGCCGAAGGCCTGTCGCCCGACCAATCCATCTATGCCTCGACCTTGGCCGTTCCTGGCGGGCTGGAGATGACCACGTCCAAGGACGTGCTGGAGGCCATGTCTTCCGGCGGCGGCCCGCGCCGGGTGCTCATCACGCTGGGTTATTCGTCTTGGGGCGAGGGGCAGCTGGAGGCCGAGCTTGCGGGCAACAGCTGGTTGACTGTGAACGCCGATGCCGACGTCATATTCGACGCGCCGGTGGAGCAGCGCTACGACCGGGCGTTGCGCCTGCTGGGCCTGGAGGCGTGGATGTTGTCTTCCGACGTGGGGCATGCGTGA
- the ruvX gene encoding Holliday junction resolvase RuvX: MTEPGDITVRGSTFLAFDFGLKRTGVAVGNRLTRTATPQRTIRAEGDARWPPVAAVIAQWQPDALVVGVPFHPDGAAHDNTRRAQRFARQLHGRFGLPVIEIDERYSTTEARAAGARDADAAAAAIILEQFLRSLA, translated from the coding sequence ATGACCGAGCCGGGCGATATCACCGTCCGCGGGTCGACTTTCCTGGCATTTGACTTTGGCCTCAAGCGTACCGGTGTCGCGGTGGGCAACCGGCTTACCCGCACCGCCACGCCGCAGCGCACCATCCGAGCCGAGGGCGACGCGCGATGGCCGCCGGTGGCCGCGGTTATCGCGCAATGGCAGCCCGATGCACTGGTGGTGGGCGTGCCCTTTCACCCCGACGGCGCGGCGCACGACAACACGCGCCGCGCGCAGCGCTTCGCACGCCAGCTGCACGGCCGTTTCGGCTTGCCGGTGATCGAGATCGACGAACGTTACAGCACCACCGAGGCGCGTGCCGCCGGCGCGCGCGACGCCGATGCCGCGGCGGCCGCCATCATCCTGGAGCAATTTCTGAGGAGTCTTGCATGA
- the pyrR gene encoding bifunctional pyr operon transcriptional regulator/uracil phosphoribosyltransferase PyrR, which produces MSSLALDAEALYGELLRGVPALLTPTTRLVGIVSGGQWLAERFHTDLRRDGAAGAISSAMHRDDYAKRGLAMGGQTTLPFDIDGADILLIDDVLYTGRTIRAVVNELFDYGRPARVRLAVLVDRGGRQLPVAAEFAAARVVLPATQSLQLARAEDGAFSFEVQTKG; this is translated from the coding sequence ATGAGTTCATTGGCGCTGGACGCCGAGGCGCTGTATGGCGAATTGTTGCGCGGCGTGCCAGCGCTGCTCACGCCCACAACCCGATTGGTCGGCATCGTCTCGGGCGGTCAATGGCTGGCCGAGCGTTTTCACACCGATCTGCGACGAGACGGCGCCGCAGGCGCCATCTCGTCGGCCATGCACCGCGACGATTACGCCAAGCGCGGCCTGGCGATGGGTGGCCAGACCACGCTGCCTTTTGATATCGACGGCGCGGACATCCTGCTGATCGACGATGTGCTTTATACCGGCCGTACCATCCGCGCCGTGGTCAACGAATTGTTCGACTACGGCCGTCCGGCGCGTGTGCGCCTGGCGGTGCTGGTGGACCGTGGCGGACGCCAGCTGCCGGTGGCGGCCGAGTTTGCCGCCGCGCGCGTGGTGCTGCCGGCCACGCAGTCGCTGCAGTTGGCGCGGGCCGAAGACGGTGCGTTCAGCTTTGAAGTGCAAACCAAGGGGTGA